In Vigna angularis cultivar LongXiaoDou No.4 chromosome 8, ASM1680809v1, whole genome shotgun sequence, the DNA window GACTTATAGGCTCTCTTGACTCAGCAATCTCTgtcaaattttaattctttatgaTTATAGTGATTTTGGTTTATCATTGCCTCCATTTTCCATCTCTTAAGCAAAGTAGACGATTGTTCTGTTAAAGCTGTGATAtagaaatttaagatatttgtATATTGGTCAAGATTGCTTATTTGGATTATTAAGATTTCTGCATCAATAAATGAACTTCCTAACTCACTTTAAGTTGAAAACTCACATTAATATCATCTTCACCAATCAGATGAAAACTCACATTTTAGAGTTTAATGCAATTATGTATAACTAGTTTAAtatcatcttcactaacctgTTATTTCACATTGTGGTGctatcattattttttgtcattggCGTACTGTCTTCTTTAGAGCTGCTTTTTGTTCTCCTTCATCATtgccatcatcatcatcatcacagtGCATTATACCTGAAGACAAGGAATTTTTTGCACCCTTTCATTCTTTTGTTAGTTATTGTAGGTTCTTATCATCTCTGTAGTTGTAACAAAATCAACTTCCAAGCCTAATCTCTTAAAGTTGGGTAAAACAAAATAACCATGAGCAATTCCTGGAAATCTTATTCTGAAGTTAGTGTTAATGTGTACACCCAAACCTTCAGTTTCTGAACGTATAACTTTAGGAAATTTGAACACTTTGGATAAGAAAATCCGTTGGCATATTTGTCCTTAACTTTGGGGACTGTTTTGTTATTTTGGAACATCAACTAGCAATGCAAGAGTTCCTAGTGCAGTTTTGCTTCTTCTCTTGTGATGTTTACTGAACTGATGAATGATACTATTGAACAAGGCTTCTGGCATTGTACTTAAAATGTCACCTACACcttagattttttgtaatatttttccattgtaCAATGATCCTCAATGTAATCCATAATCTAtgcaactttttatattaaagtttttgtcCCTGTTTCACTGTGATCACATAACTGAGTGTACATGAATGACAACTGTAATAAGGAACAATGTCATTTAGGGTAAAATTAATTCTCTGGTTTTTTATTCCAGTGAAATGGTTTATTTGGCTTTATTCTATTCTATACGTCCTGCTGTATGTGCAAATATGTTCATGAAATAATATATGTCAGGGTGCTTGAAAAGGACATTGTTAAAGGTAAGTCCAGAAATTTGATGGATACTTTGGACAGAGTGCCTAATGTGGGAGAAAAGCCCAAGACAGGAGACAAACTGCCCAAACGTAACAGTCATTCTAGTGATGGAGACAAATACATGTCATATATCAAGGTTGGGCTCtccacttattttttttctcttttcaagcAATACTTAATTGGCAGAGAAACAACATGGTAGCCGGGTCAGTTATCTCTTCAGTATCAATTATTAGAGGGACAGCAATAGTTGCTCAGTTATGTGAAATCAATTATTGACAttgaaacttataaatatttagacAGTGGCTTATTTTTTCCGGTGACTTCTTTGTTTCCTATTACATTGTTGGGGTTAGGTATTTTAGGGTAACTTCAGTTATATAGATTTAATAACAACAAAAGAGGGGTATTTCtgaagatattttttttgttagggCATTTGCTAATTCTTTTCTTTATGCATTGTTTCAGATTAGTAGGCAGCAGCATGAACTTGTTAAGAATATGAAGCAGTCTGGTAAAAGCATTCAATCTAGGTCCCTTAACCGTGTTTTGGGTAACcttgaaaaaattaatgtacAACCATACAATATATTTGtcaaagaggaaaagaagaagttGCAGGAGCATTGGTTAGTGAGATGTTCACGTGGCTACATACTTATGCAAATAGGTTAAGATTGAACAGATtacattttaaaacttttctcGTGATTTCTcaatagaatatattttatttgcatAGGTTGCTACTAGTAAACAAAGACCTCCCTGAAGCATATGTGAATTGGAAAGAGAGACAGAGACAGAGACATGCTGTGATAAACTCTTTGGTGGCAGAGATGAAGGATAGATCAAATTCATTCATAGAGGTTTGTTGTAGAGTTTTCTTATTAGAGtcttctataattttttataatttgattgcATATCTTGTATCAGTTTCTCAGTTTCCTTAGTCCCATATCATGGGCATTTTTCATAATAGCTTACTTAAAAATTTTCCCTCAGGAAGAGGATGATGTAAACTCAGGTAGTGAACTTAAGGATCAGGATGATATGAATTCAGGGAGTGAACTCCATGATCATGTCACGGGCAACATTAATTCAGGGAGTGAACTTCATGATCAGGATGAGGACATGAACTCTGGGAGTGAACTTCAGGATCAGGACAATGACAACATGAACTCAGGGAGTGAACTTCAGGATCAGGATGAGGATAGCATAAGCTCTGGAGGCAAGCCGAAGGATCAGAATGATGATAAAGTCAATGCAGGAGGTGAGGTACAGGATCAGAATGAGGATAATGTGAGCTCAGGGAGTGAACATGAAGATCAGGGGGAGGATAACGTAAACTCAGGTGATGAGCTTCAGGTGAAGGATGGAGATCAGTCTGACttgaaggatgatgaagatTTTATTTCTAGGTCCCCCGAGCATCAGTCCCTGCACAATTCTTATGTTGGTGGTGATGACGAGTTCAACCCCATGACTGTGGATACAGAAAAGAATCTtcttttatcaaaatcaaataatacTTGTCCGAATAAAGATGGGTATTCAAGGAATATGAACTCTCGGGATGTTTCTGTTGATGAAGGAATGCCTTTCACTTCCAGTGGTGATGTCTGGCAGGGAGTTGAAATGCCACACTCATACTATGATTCTGCAGTGACTCATGAGTACACTGCCAGTGGGTTATCATTGGCTAATCCTCAAGCCAGTGAAGAGCAGCCAACCCGTATAATTGATCTTGAAGCTGATTTGCGTCAAGAGACAGGGAAAGAGTTGTTAGGTAGGCAATTAGATGATGGTACCTTCAGCTCTTACCAAATCCAGGATCGAAGTGTCTTACTTCCATCTCTCTTTAAAGGCGAAGGGCTGTTACCGTATCATCGTCAACAGAAAGGAGCTGATTTAGAGTTCCAGACTTCTAACAATGTTATGATGGGTGATGGTCAATTTTCCAGTCATTTCAAGGAGCCCTTACAAACGTCACTGACATTGGACCAGGGCCGCAGGAGAGCTACTGAGGTTTTCATGCCAGAAAACATGTCACATAATATTTATTCAGATGGAGGAAGGTACTCAATCCCCAGGCAAGATCCAATCATCCCCAGACAAGAACAATTAGTACCCAGGCAAGATCCAATAATCCCCAGACAAGAACAATTAATACCCAGG includes these proteins:
- the LOC108345574 gene encoding uncharacterized protein LOC108345574 isoform X3; this encodes MAADQRRKRVNGANIAGYGSREQQRIKRKNLGLVQNDLNMRSHISVEWDGNQKKVVAKREQVGISWRQTKPFINSVANGHKLVADVLTVPQEIFDLDNLSDVLSYEVWMTHLSENERNLLMNFLPRGFEPHQVVEDLLAGINFNFGNPFMKWGASLCLGDLHPDMIVYREQHLKSLKREYYSHIHNYHNDMIGFLSNLKQIWQNCKDPEKEIVQKIWRSKRVEKRIPSKVIESRVYDHDGNVTGTSESISWDAEDKACSSDNQISSLRNDDKLQRRVLEKDIVKGKSRNLMDTLDRVPNVGEKPKTGDKLPKRNSHSSDGDKYMSYIKISRQQHELVKNMKQSGKSIQSRSLNRVLGNLEKINVQPYNIFVKEEKKKLQEHWLLLVNKDLPEAYVNWKERQRQRHAVINSLVAEMKDRSNSFIEEEDDVNSGSELKDQDDMNSGSELHDHVTGNINSGSELHDQDEDMNSGSELQDQDNDNMNSGSELQDQDEDSISSGGKPKDQNDDKVNAGGEVQDQNEDNVSSGSEHEDQGEDNVNSGDELQVKDGDQSDLKDDEDFISRSPEHQSLHNSYVGGDDEFNPMTVDTEKNLLLSKSNNTCPNKDGYSRNMNSRDVSVDEGMPFTSSGDVWQGVEMPHSYYDSAVTHEYTASGLSLANPQASEEQPTRIIDLEADLRQETGKELLGRQLDDGTFSSYQIQDRSVLLPSLFKGEGLLPYHRQQKGADLEFQTSNNVMMGDGQFSSHFKEPLQTSLTLDQGRRRATEVFMPENMSHNIYSDGGRYSIPRQDPIIPRQEQLVPRQDPIIPRQEQLIPRQDPLVAVNLTDWTSNNARIAGPSQSHLNTGDFIGNHWFPADQQIRGGWNGSDSGSLSTQSLGTGASSDQSLFSILSECNQLRSDAGTPRVNTIGPPAASHPLDYFTGREAASGLVPDDMTWMSLPHQNSSLHDQMGKPYLRSWNR
- the LOC108345574 gene encoding uncharacterized protein LOC108345574 isoform X1, whose protein sequence is MAADQRRKRVNGANIAGYGSREQQRIKRKNLGLVQNDLNMRSHISVEWDGNQKKVVAKREQVGISWRQTKPFINSVANGHKLVADVLTVPQEIFDLDNLSDVLSYEVWMTHLSENERNLLMNFLPRGFEPHQVVEDLLAGINFNFGNPFMKWGASLCLGDLHPDMIVYREQHLKSLKREYYSHIHNYHNDMIGFLSNLKQIWQNCKDPEKEIVQKIWRSKRVEKRIPSKVIESRVYDHDGNVTGTSESISWDAEDKACSSDNQISSLRNDDKLQRRVLEKDIVKGKSRNLMDTLDRVPNVGEKPKTGDKLPKRNSHSSDGDKYMSYIKISRQQHELVKNMKQSGKSIQSRSLNRVLGNLEKINVQPYNIFVKEEKKKLQEHWLLLVNKDLPEAYVNWKERQRQRHAVINSLVAEMKDRSNSFIEEEDDVNSGSELKDQDDMNSGSELHDHVTGNINSGSELHDQDEDMNSGSELQDQDNDNMNSGSELQDQDEDSISSGGKPKDQNDDKVNAGGEVQDQNEDNVSSGSEHEDQGEDNVNSGDELQVKDGDQSDLKDDEDFISRSPEHQSLHNSYVGGDDEFNPMTVDTEKNLLLSKSNNTCPNKDGYSRNMNSRDVSVDEGMPFTSSGDVWQGVEMPHSYYDSAVTHEYTASGLSLANPQASEEQPTRIIDLEADLRQETGKELLGRQLDDGTFSSYQIQDRSVLLPSLFKGEGLLPYHRQQKGADLEFQTSNNVMMGDGQFSSHFKEPLQTSLTLDQGRRRATEVFMPENMSHNIYSDGGRYSIPRQDPIIPRQEQLVPRQDPIIPRQEQLIPRQDPLVAVNLTDWTSNNARIAGPSQSHLNTGDFIGNHWFPADQQIRGGWNGSDSGSLSTQSLGTGASSDQSLFSILSECNQLRSGSSYDSVRNTDQFVAHRTYGLVDAGTPRVNTIGPPAASHPLDYFTGREAASGLVPDDMTWMSLPHQNSSLHDQMGKPYLRSWNR
- the LOC108345574 gene encoding uncharacterized protein LOC108345574 isoform X4, yielding MAADQRRKRVNGANIAGYGSREQQRIKRKNLGLVQNDLNMRSHISVEWDGNQKKVVAKREQVGISWRQTKPFINSVANGHKLVADVLTVPQEIFDLDNLSDVLSYEVWMTHLSENERNLLMNFLPRGFEPHQVVEDLLAGINFNFGNPFMKWGASLCLGDLHPDMIVYREQHLKSLKREYYSHIHNYHNDMIGFLSNLKQIWQNCKDPEKEIVQKIWRSKRVEKRIPSKVIESRVYDHDGNVTGTSESISWDAEDKACSSDNQISSLRNDDKLQRRVLEKDIVKGKSRNLMDTLDRVPNVGEKPKTGDKLPKRNSHSSDGDKYMSYIKISRQQHELVKNMKQSGKSIQSRSLNRVLGNLEKINVQPYNIFVKEEKKKLQEHWLLLVNKDLPEAYVNWKERQRQRHAVINSLVAEMKDRSNSFIEEEDDVNSGSELKDQDDMNSGSELHDHVTGNINSGSELHDQDEDMNSGSELQDQDNDNMNSGSELQDQDEDSISSGGKPKDQNDDKVNAGGEVQDQNEDNVSSGSEHEDQGEDNVNSGDELQVKDGDQSDLKDDEDFISRSPEHQSLHNSYVGGDDEFNPMTVDTEKNLLLSKSNNTCPNKDGYSRNMNSRDVSVDEGMPFTSSGDVWQGVEMPHSYYDSAVTHEYTASGLSLANPQASEEQPTRIIDLEADLRQETGKELLGRQLDDGTFSSYQIQDRSVLLPSLFKGEGLLPYHRQQKGADLEFQTSNNVMMGDGQFSSHFKEPLQTSLTLDQGRRRATEVFMPENMSHNIYSDGGRYSIPRQDPIIPRQEQLVPRQDPIIPRQEQLIPRQDPLVAVNLTDWTSNNARIAGPSQSHLNTGDFIGNHWFPADQQIRGGWNGSDSGSLSTQSLGTGASSDQSLFSILSECNQLRSGTPRVNTIGPPAASHPLDYFTGREAASGLVPDDMTWMSLPHQNSSLHDQMGKPYLRSWNR
- the LOC108345574 gene encoding uncharacterized protein LOC108345574 isoform X2; this encodes MAADQRRKRVNGANIAGYGSREQQRIKRKNLGLVQNDLNMRSHISVEWDGNQKKVVAKREQVGISWRQTKPFINSVANGHKLVADVLTVPQEIFDLDNLSDVLSYEVWMTHLSENERNLLMNFLPRGFEPHQVVEDLLAGINFNFGNPFMKWGASLCLGDLHPDMIVYREQHLKSLKREYYSHIHNYHNDMIGFLSNLKQIWQNCKDPEKEIVQKIWRSKRVEKRIPSKVIESRVYDHDGNVTGTSESISWDAEDKACSSDNQISSLRNDDKLQRRVPNVGEKPKTGDKLPKRNSHSSDGDKYMSYIKISRQQHELVKNMKQSGKSIQSRSLNRVLGNLEKINVQPYNIFVKEEKKKLQEHWLLLVNKDLPEAYVNWKERQRQRHAVINSLVAEMKDRSNSFIEEEDDVNSGSELKDQDDMNSGSELHDHVTGNINSGSELHDQDEDMNSGSELQDQDNDNMNSGSELQDQDEDSISSGGKPKDQNDDKVNAGGEVQDQNEDNVSSGSEHEDQGEDNVNSGDELQVKDGDQSDLKDDEDFISRSPEHQSLHNSYVGGDDEFNPMTVDTEKNLLLSKSNNTCPNKDGYSRNMNSRDVSVDEGMPFTSSGDVWQGVEMPHSYYDSAVTHEYTASGLSLANPQASEEQPTRIIDLEADLRQETGKELLGRQLDDGTFSSYQIQDRSVLLPSLFKGEGLLPYHRQQKGADLEFQTSNNVMMGDGQFSSHFKEPLQTSLTLDQGRRRATEVFMPENMSHNIYSDGGRYSIPRQDPIIPRQEQLVPRQDPIIPRQEQLIPRQDPLVAVNLTDWTSNNARIAGPSQSHLNTGDFIGNHWFPADQQIRGGWNGSDSGSLSTQSLGTGASSDQSLFSILSECNQLRSGSSYDSVRNTDQFVAHRTYGLVDAGTPRVNTIGPPAASHPLDYFTGREAASGLVPDDMTWMSLPHQNSSLHDQMGKPYLRSWNR